The following coding sequences are from one Acipenser ruthenus chromosome 7, fAciRut3.2 maternal haplotype, whole genome shotgun sequence window:
- the LOC117414716 gene encoding secreted frizzled-related protein 5-like: MFFPVLMMCSLLNSALSFDLGQSTRCVSIPPEMSVCHDVGYSEMRLPNFLGHTSLENEVIPKSEDWRPLLQTGCHPQARTFVCSLIAPVCLDTFIQPCRSMCVAVRDSCAPLLACQGQAWPKALDCERFPAEEDTCLSPVSKETTHFDKVMPKPTCQGCPAVEEAFAYKRVLDAFCQNDFAVKVKVTRRRFPSEEPEVEIEGRVEFISQGQLLPYDTRSLLQQWMLINESCGQRLTRSGRSLLYVLTGDVQADGTVSVKRIFQWHKRDTQLTLAVRKWRHHKC, encoded by the exons ATGTTCTTCCCCGTGTTGATGATGTGCAGCCTGCTCAACTCCGCCCTGTCCTTTGACCTGGGCCAGTCGACCCGCTGCGTGAGCATCCCTCCAGAGATGAGTGTCTGCCACGATGTGGGGTACTCCGAGATGAGGCTGCCCAACTTCCTGGGGCACACCAGCCTGGAGAACGAGGTCATCCCCAAATCTGAGGACTGGAGGCCCCTGCTGCAGACCGGCTGCCACCCTCAGGCCAGGACCTTCGTGTGCTCCCTCATCGCTCCAGTCTGCCTTGACAC ctTTATCCAGCCCTGTCGCAGCATGTGTGTGGCAGTGAGGGACAGCTGTGCCCCTCTGCTGGCCTGTCAGGGTCAGGCCTGGCCCAAGGCTCTGGACTGTGAGCGCTTCCCTGCTGAAGAGGACACGTGTCTCAGCCCGGTCTCCAAGGAGACGACACACTTCGACAAAG TTATGCCCAAACCAACCTGCCAGGGATGCCCGGCCGTGGAGGAGGCCTTTGCCTATAAAAGAGTGCTGGATGCTTTCTGCCAAAACGATTTTG CAGTGAAAGTGAAAGTGACCCGACGGCGCTTCCCCTCCGAGGAGCCCGAGGTTGAGATCGAGGGGCGTGTGGAGTTCATCAGCCAGGGCCAGCTCCTGCCCTACGACACGCGCAGCCTTCTCCAGCAGTGGATGCTGATCAATGAGAGCTGCGGGCAGAGGCTGACGCGGAGCGGGCGCTCCCTGCTCTACGTGCTCACCGGGGATGTGCAGGCCGACGGCACGGTGTCCGTCAAGCGCATCTTCCAGTGGCACAAGAGAGACACGCAGCTCACCCTGGCTGTGCGCAAGTGGAGGCACCACAAGTGCTGA
- the LOC117414718 gene encoding mitogen-activated protein kinase 12-like isoform X2 — protein MKHENVIGLVDVFTPDVSLDRFQDFYLVMPFMGTDLGRIMKLERLTEDRIQFLVYQILKGLKYIHSSGIIHRDLKPGNLAVNQDCELKILDFGLARHADSEMTGYVVTRWYRAPEVILNWMHYTQTVDIWSVGCIMAEMLSGKPLFKGNDHLDQLTEIMKITGTPTQDFIHKLQSQDAKNYIMSLPKVQKKDLQVLFSKANPLAVSLLEKMLVLDAERRITAAEALAHPYFESYREPDEETEAEPYDETLDHTDMPVEQWKRHTFTEILTFKPAVLVSRETLL, from the exons CTACCTGGTGATGCCCTTCATGGGCACTGACCTGGGCAGGATCATGAAGCTGGAGAGGCTGACGGAGGACCGCATCCAGTTCCTGGTCTATCAGATCCTGAAGGGCCTCAAG TATATCCACTCATCAGGAATCATTCACAGG GACCTCAAACCTGGAAATCTGGCCGTCAACCAGGACTGTGAGTTAAAG ATCCTGGACTTCGGTCTGGCCCGGCATGCGGACAGTGAGATGACGGGCTACGTGGTGACGCGCTGGTACCGAGCTCCAGAGGTCATCCTCAACTGGATGCACTACACCCAGACAG tggatATCTGGTCGGTCGGCTGCATCATGGCTGAGATGCTGTCTGGGAAGCCTCTCTTCAAGGGGAACGATC ATCTGGACCAGCTGACAGAGATCATGAAGATCACAGGGACGCCGACACAGGACTTCATTCACAAGCTGCAGAGCCAGGAC GCTAAGAATTACATCATGAGTTTACCCAAAGTCCAGAAGAAAGACTTGCAAGTGCTTTTTTCAAAAGCAAACCCTCTAG CGGTCAGTCTGCTGGAGAAGATGCTGGTTCTGGACGCTGAGCGGAGGATCACAGCGGCCGAGGCGCTGGCTCACCCGTACTTCGAATCGTACCGAGAACCCGACGAGGAGACCGAGGCTGAGCCCTACGATGAGACCCTGGACCACACAGACATGCCTGTGGAACAGTGGaaac gTCACACGTTCACGGAGATCCTAACCTTCAAGCCCGCAGTGCTGGTATCTCGAGAGACGTTGCTGTGA